The Armatimonadota bacterium genome includes a region encoding these proteins:
- a CDS encoding TIGR03668 family PPOX class F420-dependent oxidoreductase: MARRSPPPSVLRAFLAGHRVARLATADAAGRPHVVPVVYAVSGDTVYTPIDRKPKRAAPDRLRRVRNIRENPAVAVLVDAYDEDWERLGFVLAEGRAELLTEGPEYARALDLLRARYPQYRELPLEGCPVIAVRIARLSGWGHLGASDGAVRGDPASES; this comes from the coding sequence ATGGCCAGGCGATCCCCTCCCCCGAGCGTGCTGCGGGCCTTCCTCGCGGGCCACCGGGTGGCGCGCCTGGCCACCGCCGACGCCGCCGGGCGCCCCCACGTCGTCCCCGTGGTGTACGCCGTATCCGGGGACACGGTGTACACGCCCATCGACCGCAAACCCAAGCGAGCCGCGCCCGACCGCCTGCGGCGCGTGCGCAACATCCGCGAGAACCCCGCCGTGGCGGTGCTGGTGGACGCCTACGACGAGGATTGGGAGCGGCTGGGGTTCGTCCTGGCGGAGGGGCGGGCCGAACTCCTCACCGAGGGGCCGGAGTACGCTCGGGCCCTGGACCTGCTGCGGGCGCGCTACCCCCAGTACCGTGAGCTGCCGCTCGAGGGGTGCCCGGTCATCGCCGTGCGCATCGCCCGCCTGAGTGGGTGGGGGCACCTTGGAGCGTCTGACGGGGCCGTCAGAGGCGATCCCGCGAGTGAATCATGA
- a CDS encoding nucleotide sugar dehydrogenase — protein MYTAAVVLNLEERLVRRTATVAVVGAGYVGLPLALAFVRRGFPVRIYDVDATKVATLNAGRSYIRDVPARAVQRAFGAGLVASCDAAVLAGADVSLLCVPTPCTPQKEPDTSHIARAAEAVAAHLRPGHLVVLRSTSYPGTTEEVVRPILERTGLRVGEEVFLAFAPERVDPGHTRRTLGRVPVVVGGCDRISARLAARLLGQVAPRVVVVSSPAAAEMAKLLENVFRNVNIALVNQVAQLCDRMGLDIWEVVDAAATKPYGFMPFRPGLVGGHCIPVDPYYLAWKAREYDFHMDFIELAARVNEEMPFYVVNRIIAALYDHGAANGNGGRRVLALGVAFKKDVDDVRHSPALKVMELLRRHRVEVVYHDPYVPEVRLEGSGTVLRSQPLEPALVAGVDCVVILTDHSGIDYGEIVRDARLVFDVRNATRGVRVGREKVIRL, from the coding sequence GTGTACACCGCCGCGGTGGTCCTCAACCTGGAGGAGCGCCTGGTCCGGCGGACGGCCACTGTCGCCGTGGTCGGGGCGGGGTACGTGGGGCTGCCGCTGGCCCTGGCCTTCGTACGCCGCGGGTTTCCGGTACGGATCTACGACGTCGACGCGACGAAGGTGGCGACCCTCAACGCCGGTCGCTCCTACATCCGCGACGTCCCTGCCCGCGCCGTGCAGCGGGCGTTCGGCGCCGGCCTGGTCGCCTCGTGTGACGCCGCCGTGCTGGCGGGTGCGGACGTCTCGCTTCTGTGCGTCCCCACCCCCTGCACGCCCCAGAAGGAGCCCGACACCTCCCACATCGCCCGCGCGGCCGAGGCGGTGGCCGCGCACCTAAGGCCCGGGCACCTGGTGGTGCTGCGCAGCACCTCCTACCCGGGAACCACCGAGGAGGTGGTGCGGCCCATCCTGGAGCGCACGGGGCTGCGGGTGGGGGAGGAGGTCTTCCTGGCCTTCGCCCCCGAGCGCGTCGACCCGGGGCACACGCGGCGGACGCTCGGGCGGGTGCCGGTGGTGGTGGGCGGGTGCGACCGCATCAGCGCGCGACTGGCCGCCCGCCTGCTGGGGCAGGTGGCGCCGCGCGTGGTGGTGGTCTCCTCCCCGGCCGCCGCCGAGATGGCCAAGCTGCTGGAGAACGTCTTCCGCAACGTGAACATCGCCCTGGTGAACCAGGTGGCCCAGCTGTGCGACCGCATGGGCCTGGACATCTGGGAGGTGGTGGACGCCGCCGCCACCAAGCCCTACGGCTTCATGCCCTTCCGGCCGGGACTGGTGGGCGGGCACTGCATCCCCGTGGACCCCTACTACCTGGCCTGGAAGGCGCGGGAGTACGACTTCCACATGGACTTCATCGAGCTGGCGGCGCGGGTGAACGAAGAGATGCCCTTCTACGTCGTCAACCGCATCATCGCCGCCCTCTACGACCACGGGGCGGCGAACGGCAACGGCGGGCGGCGCGTGCTGGCGCTGGGCGTGGCCTTCAAGAAGGACGTCGACGACGTGCGCCACTCCCCGGCCCTCAAGGTGATGGAGCTGCTGCGGCGCCACCGGGTGGAGGTGGTCTACCACGACCCCTACGTGCCGGAGGTGCGGCTGGAGGGGTCGGGGACGGTGCTGCGCAGCCAGCCGCTGGAGCCGGCGCTCGTGGCCGGGGTGGACTGCGTGGTCATCCTCACCGACCACTCGGGGATCGACTACGGGGAGATCGTGCGGGACGCGCGGCTGGTGTTCGACGTGCGCAACGCCACCCGCGGGGTGCGGGTGGGGCGGGAGAAGGTGATCAGGCTGTAA
- a CDS encoding Uma2 family endonuclease — MAHGKLVLTYQDYLRMPDDGMRRELLGGDLHVTPAPGPSHQRVVLRLAVLLDAWVRRHALGEVFPAPVDVVLSEVDVVQPEVGQWLRGYSDTDSLQEAPAGDTALEDGSFPIRSFPPLTTRSP, encoded by the coding sequence ATGGCACACGGGAAGCTCGTGCTCACCTACCAGGACTACCTGCGGATGCCGGACGACGGGATGCGGCGCGAGCTCCTCGGGGGCGACCTCCACGTGACCCCCGCCCCCGGCCCCTCCCACCAGCGCGTCGTGCTGAGGCTCGCGGTCCTGCTCGATGCGTGGGTCAGGCGCCACGCCCTCGGCGAGGTGTTCCCCGCCCCCGTCGATGTGGTCCTGAGCGAGGTCGACGTGGTGCAGCCAGAAGTTGGCCAGTGGCTGCGCGGTTATTCCGATACCGACAGTCTTCAGGAAGCGCCGGCGGGAGACACTGCCCTCGAAGACGGCAGTTTTCCCATTCGCTCCTTCCCGCCACTCACCACGCGGTCGCCCTGA